A genomic region of Micromonospora sp. NBC_01796 contains the following coding sequences:
- a CDS encoding DUF397 domain-containing protein: MRTDGVWRKSTRSGGNGDCVEVAGLPGVISVRDSKDQAGPVLAFPDHAWRAFLADLPHQADLPYGS; encoded by the coding sequence GTGCGTACTGATGGAGTGTGGCGCAAGTCGACCCGCTCGGGCGGCAATGGTGACTGCGTCGAGGTGGCTGGGCTGCCTGGGGTGATTTCGGTGCGTGACAGCAAGGACCAGGCCGGGCCGGTGCTCGCGTTCCCCGACCACGCGTGGCGTGCGTTCCTCGCCGACCTGCCCCACCAAGCAGACCTGCCCTACGGAAGCTGA
- a CDS encoding phosphatidylinositol mannoside acyltransferase translates to MNLVELGYLAGWRITRTVPRPLAAAVFRLGADRAYRQGGPGVKRLANNLRQVVGPDLPQAEFDQLVRRGLRSYARYWLELFRLPSLSHAQRLATFELVGTEMLAADVAAGRGAVIALPHGGNWDAAGAWVAAMGWPITTVAERLKPEAIYTRFLEFRQGLGMEIIPLTGGQQPPFDVLAERVRQGHVVPLLADRDLTRRGIEVRFFGARTRMPAGPALLALSTGAPLYVASMWYEPDKALAELIGPLKLPDPDSGTLTERVRALTQDIADHLAAGIAQHPEDWHMLQRMWLADGDRAPSDPVTPAAPGPA, encoded by the coding sequence GTGAATCTGGTCGAGCTGGGCTATCTGGCCGGCTGGCGGATCACCCGTACGGTGCCCAGGCCGCTGGCCGCCGCCGTGTTCCGGCTCGGCGCCGACCGGGCGTACCGGCAGGGTGGCCCCGGGGTGAAGCGGCTGGCGAACAACCTGCGCCAGGTCGTCGGCCCGGACCTGCCGCAGGCCGAGTTCGACCAGCTCGTACGGCGTGGGCTGCGCTCGTACGCGCGTTACTGGCTGGAGCTGTTCCGGCTGCCGTCGCTGTCGCACGCCCAGCGGCTGGCCACGTTCGAGCTGGTCGGGACCGAGATGCTGGCCGCCGACGTGGCCGCCGGGCGGGGCGCGGTGATCGCGTTGCCGCACGGGGGCAACTGGGACGCGGCCGGTGCCTGGGTCGCGGCGATGGGTTGGCCGATCACCACGGTCGCCGAGCGGCTCAAGCCGGAGGCGATCTACACCCGGTTCCTGGAGTTCCGTCAGGGGCTCGGCATGGAGATCATCCCGCTCACCGGGGGGCAGCAGCCGCCGTTCGACGTCCTCGCCGAGCGGGTGCGTCAGGGGCACGTGGTGCCGCTGCTCGCCGACCGGGACCTGACCCGTCGGGGGATCGAGGTCCGGTTCTTCGGTGCCCGTACCCGGATGCCGGCCGGTCCGGCCCTGCTCGCCCTCAGTACGGGGGCCCCGCTCTACGTCGCCTCGATGTGGTACGAACCGGACAAGGCGCTCGCCGAGCTGATCGGCCCGCTGAAGTTGCCGGACCCGGACAGCGGCACCCTCACCGAGCGGGTACGGGCGCTGACCCAGGACATTGCCGACCATCTCGCGGCCGGTATCGCCCAGCATCCGGAAGACTGGCACATGTTGCAGCGGATGTGGTTGGCCGACGGGGATCGGGCACCCTCGGACCCGGTGACACCAGCCGCCCCCGGGCCGGCCTGA
- a CDS encoding glycosyltransferase family 4 protein — translation MRIGIVCPYSFDVPGGVQNHIMDLAEALIGLGHEVSVLAPADEDSPLPAYVVTAGRSVPFPYNGSVARITFGPVSTARVRRWIARGDFDVLHVHEPLALSLSLLAVMSARGPVVATFHTAMTRSRALAAAQGMLQIVLERITARIAVSALARKVQVEHLDGGAVEIPNGVAVAKFADAEPLPGWPGECAPGTGGTIGFLGRFTEPRKGFALLREAFVALAAERPGLRLLVAGPGEPTELMEDVPAELRDRITFLGLVSEADKARMLRSVHVYVAPNTGGESFGMILTEAMAAGAAIVASDLDAFRRVLDGGRAGQLFPTGDAQALRRTLVELLDDRERRAALSACAREVVAMFDWPMVARRVLEVYAAAIEATDGRVIDQEWVGPR, via the coding sequence GTGCGGATCGGCATCGTGTGCCCGTACTCCTTCGACGTGCCGGGCGGGGTGCAGAACCACATCATGGATCTGGCCGAGGCCCTGATCGGTCTCGGACACGAGGTGAGCGTGCTCGCCCCGGCGGACGAGGACTCCCCGCTACCGGCGTACGTGGTGACGGCGGGCCGGTCGGTGCCGTTTCCGTACAACGGGTCGGTGGCCCGGATCACCTTCGGCCCGGTTTCGACCGCCCGGGTACGCAGGTGGATCGCCCGGGGCGATTTCGACGTACTGCACGTGCACGAGCCGCTGGCGTTGAGCCTGTCGCTGCTGGCCGTGATGTCGGCGCGGGGTCCGGTGGTGGCGACCTTCCACACCGCGATGACCCGGTCCCGGGCGCTCGCCGCGGCGCAGGGCATGCTCCAGATCGTGCTGGAGCGGATCACCGCCCGGATCGCGGTCAGCGCACTGGCCCGCAAGGTGCAGGTGGAGCACCTCGACGGCGGCGCGGTGGAGATCCCCAACGGGGTGGCGGTGGCGAAGTTCGCCGACGCCGAGCCGTTGCCGGGGTGGCCGGGGGAGTGCGCGCCCGGCACCGGCGGCACGATCGGTTTCCTCGGCCGGTTCACCGAGCCGCGCAAGGGGTTCGCCCTGCTCCGGGAGGCGTTCGTGGCGCTCGCCGCGGAACGCCCCGGCCTGCGTCTGCTGGTGGCCGGGCCGGGCGAGCCGACCGAGCTGATGGAGGACGTCCCGGCGGAGCTGCGCGATCGGATCACCTTCCTCGGCCTGGTCTCCGAGGCGGACAAAGCACGCATGCTGCGCAGTGTGCACGTTTACGTCGCACCGAACACCGGTGGTGAGTCGTTCGGCATGATCCTCACCGAGGCGATGGCCGCCGGAGCCGCCATCGTCGCCAGTGACCTGGACGCGTTCCGCCGGGTGCTGGACGGGGGCCGGGCCGGGCAGCTCTTCCCCACCGGTGACGCCCAGGCGCTGCGTCGTACGCTCGTCGAACTGCTCGACGACCGGGAGCGCCGGGCGGCCCTGTCGGCCTGCGCGCGGGAGGTCGTGGCGATGTTCGACTGGCCGATGGTTGCCCGCCGGGTTCTGGAGGTATACGCAGCTGCGATCGAGGCCACCGACGGACGGGTGATCGACCAGGAGTGGGTGGGGCCACGCTGA
- a CDS encoding helix-turn-helix domain-containing protein: MDVDESTVPRRQLGRYLRELRDDAHITATAAAKALEWSVPRIWRYETGQVPMHPNDVEAMCRLYGATPERTETLRGLARETKSRGWWHSYGEAVDDWFKLYIGLEAAAVKLRKYEANVIPGLLQTVEYVREIMATDHPTMADPDRQAKTDVRIRRQGLLARAVPPAPNLDVMLSEAVLRRPLRSPAAMGRQLDYLVAAGQRHNVNIRVVPLASGIQRWATTGSFTIMDFATENVREPEPSTVYMDGPCGAVYLEKPYEIATYEEAWRSLTELALDPGESQELIIATAKEFHSAY, from the coding sequence GTGGACGTTGACGAGAGCACCGTCCCGCGTAGGCAACTCGGTAGGTATCTGAGGGAGCTTCGCGACGACGCGCACATCACCGCGACCGCCGCGGCCAAGGCCCTGGAGTGGTCGGTGCCCCGGATCTGGCGGTACGAGACCGGCCAGGTGCCGATGCACCCGAACGACGTCGAGGCGATGTGCCGGCTCTACGGCGCCACGCCGGAGCGGACCGAAACGCTGCGCGGCCTGGCCCGGGAAACCAAGTCACGCGGCTGGTGGCACAGCTACGGCGAAGCGGTGGACGACTGGTTCAAGCTCTACATCGGCTTGGAAGCAGCCGCCGTCAAGCTACGCAAGTACGAAGCCAACGTGATCCCCGGACTCCTCCAAACCGTGGAGTACGTCCGGGAAATCATGGCGACCGACCATCCGACAATGGCTGATCCGGATCGGCAGGCCAAGACGGATGTCCGAATCCGGCGACAGGGGCTGCTGGCCCGAGCCGTGCCGCCCGCGCCGAACCTCGACGTGATGCTGAGCGAGGCGGTGTTGCGCCGGCCGTTGCGCAGTCCGGCGGCGATGGGTCGCCAGCTCGACTACCTGGTGGCGGCTGGGCAGCGGCACAACGTGAACATCAGAGTCGTGCCGTTGGCCAGCGGTATCCAGCGGTGGGCAACCACCGGCAGTTTCACGATCATGGACTTCGCGACCGAGAACGTCCGTGAGCCGGAGCCTTCCACCGTCTACATGGATGGCCCCTGCGGGGCGGTCTACCTCGAAAAGCCCTACGAAATCGCAACCTATGAGGAAGCCTGGCGCTCGCTCACCGAGTTGGCGCTGGATCCGGGAGAATCACAAGAGTTGATCATTGCGACAGCGAAGGAGTTCCACAGTGCGTACTGA
- the pdxT gene encoding pyridoxal 5'-phosphate synthase glutaminase subunit PdxT encodes MTTIGVLALQGDVREHLLALASTDDAIARPIRRPSELDDVDALVIPGGESTTMSKLVAEFELLEPIRKRITDGMPVYGSCAGMIMLATEVLDGRPDQRGFDGIEMTVRRNAFGRQVDSFEAPVEITGVPGPRFDAVFIRAPWVERVGDGVQVLGRVTEGPAANRIVAVRQGNLLATSFHPELTGDLRVHQYFVDLVREATA; translated from the coding sequence ATGACCACCATCGGCGTGCTCGCGTTGCAGGGTGACGTACGCGAGCACCTGCTGGCCCTGGCCAGCACCGACGACGCGATCGCCCGGCCGATCCGCCGGCCCTCGGAGCTGGACGACGTCGACGCCCTGGTCATCCCGGGCGGCGAGTCCACCACGATGAGCAAGCTGGTCGCCGAGTTCGAGCTGCTCGAACCGATCCGCAAGCGGATCACCGACGGCATGCCGGTCTACGGCTCCTGCGCCGGCATGATCATGCTGGCGACCGAGGTCCTCGACGGGCGACCCGACCAGCGCGGCTTCGACGGCATCGAGATGACCGTCCGGCGCAACGCGTTCGGCCGGCAGGTCGACTCGTTCGAAGCCCCGGTGGAGATCACCGGTGTGCCCGGTCCCCGGTTCGACGCCGTTTTCATCCGGGCTCCCTGGGTGGAGCGGGTGGGTGACGGGGTCCAGGTGCTGGGCCGGGTGACCGAGGGTCCGGCGGCGAACCGGATCGTCGCGGTACGGCAGGGAAACCTGCTCGCCACCTCGTTCCACCCGGAGCTGACCGGGGATCTGCGGGTGCACCAGTACTTCGTGGACCTGGTCCGGGAAGCCACCGCCTGA
- a CDS encoding LamG-like jellyroll fold domain-containing protein — protein sequence MQEPIDNSLSPVPGAASRRTFLRGAGLVGAGAAAAGVLGVAAQPALAADQAAGTTATGNGKVDPENPRFTIAVIPDTQYLFDGDRGDPAPLTASLRYILDQREEHNIVFAAHLGDVVENAAASELTAAGKVFEIFDKRKMPYSVLAGNHDIDSRTDDQRGPSAYLDVFPPSRFAPLSTFGGSTPDGYNTYHLVRAAGREWLVFALDWRASAGTIAWAKQVLAAHPRTPAILTTHEVASADAAGKATLSAYGQSLWDNLVKDSDQIFLTLNGHYWPSGRTVLTNAAGHDVHVHVTDYQDRYYGGSAMIRLYHFDLARNTIDVETLSPWILGKPAERRNPLEQGEIELTGLADRFSLAIDFPARFAGFAPVPVPPVRPVKEMLVKGTVGYWRFDQSATDGATVPDGYRVNDLSGNGNDLTRVTLAGSDATALRWSTEHHPAQPTRSSLRFAGGKKPARGAYLRTADAAPMNTMTFTGGYTIEAFVKLPADAKSTNHAWMSVVSRFGAGADAGKTGGDPAEPLATLSLSDGMALQWAFFPTNQNDISTNWGHEMRTGEWFHVAVVNDGQHTVLYVDGAPLLRNPSTPAIGLATSGEPWFFGAYHYDRLIEQGFYGWLGDVRIVDHALPVARFMNATA from the coding sequence ATGCAAGAGCCTATTGATAATTCCCTTTCGCCCGTTCCGGGCGCCGCCAGCCGCCGTACGTTCCTCCGGGGTGCCGGTCTGGTCGGTGCGGGCGCGGCGGCGGCCGGTGTGCTCGGCGTCGCCGCCCAGCCCGCCCTCGCCGCCGACCAGGCCGCCGGCACCACCGCCACCGGCAACGGCAAGGTCGACCCGGAGAACCCCCGATTCACCATCGCCGTCATCCCGGACACGCAGTATCTCTTCGACGGCGACCGGGGTGACCCTGCCCCGCTGACCGCGAGCCTGCGGTACATCCTGGACCAGCGCGAGGAGCACAACATCGTCTTCGCCGCGCACCTCGGGGACGTGGTCGAGAACGCCGCCGCGTCCGAGCTGACCGCCGCGGGCAAGGTCTTCGAGATCTTCGACAAGCGCAAGATGCCGTACAGCGTGCTCGCCGGCAACCACGACATCGACTCGCGTACGGACGACCAGCGCGGGCCGAGCGCCTACCTCGACGTTTTCCCCCCGTCGCGGTTCGCCCCGCTCTCCACGTTCGGTGGGTCCACCCCCGACGGCTACAACACCTACCATCTCGTACGCGCCGCCGGCCGGGAGTGGCTCGTCTTCGCGCTGGACTGGCGGGCTTCCGCCGGCACCATCGCCTGGGCGAAGCAGGTTCTTGCCGCGCACCCGCGTACGCCGGCGATCCTCACCACCCACGAGGTCGCGTCGGCCGACGCGGCCGGCAAGGCCACGTTGTCGGCCTACGGCCAGTCGCTCTGGGACAACCTCGTCAAGGACAGCGACCAGATTTTCCTGACCCTCAACGGTCACTACTGGCCGTCGGGGCGGACCGTGCTCACCAACGCCGCCGGGCACGACGTGCACGTGCACGTCACCGACTACCAGGACCGCTACTACGGCGGCAGCGCGATGATCCGGCTCTACCACTTCGACCTGGCCCGGAACACGATCGATGTGGAGACGCTGTCGCCGTGGATCCTCGGCAAGCCCGCCGAGCGGCGCAACCCGCTGGAGCAGGGTGAGATCGAGCTGACCGGCCTCGCCGACCGGTTCAGCCTCGCGATCGACTTCCCGGCCCGGTTCGCCGGCTTCGCCCCGGTGCCGGTGCCGCCGGTCCGCCCGGTGAAGGAGATGCTGGTCAAGGGGACCGTCGGCTACTGGCGGTTCGACCAGTCGGCGACCGACGGCGCCACCGTCCCGGATGGATACCGGGTCAACGACCTCTCCGGCAACGGGAACGACCTGACCCGGGTCACCCTCGCCGGCAGTGACGCCACCGCGCTGCGCTGGTCGACCGAGCACCACCCGGCCCAGCCGACCCGGTCGAGTCTCCGGTTCGCCGGCGGCAAGAAGCCGGCCCGGGGCGCCTACCTGCGTACGGCCGACGCCGCGCCGATGAACACGATGACCTTCACCGGCGGCTACACGATCGAGGCGTTCGTCAAGCTCCCCGCCGACGCCAAATCGACCAACCACGCCTGGATGAGCGTGGTCAGCCGGTTCGGTGCGGGTGCCGACGCCGGCAAGACCGGTGGCGACCCGGCCGAACCGCTGGCGACGCTGTCGCTGTCGGACGGGATGGCGTTGCAGTGGGCGTTCTTCCCCACCAACCAGAACGACATCTCCACCAACTGGGGCCACGAGATGCGCACCGGCGAGTGGTTCCACGTCGCGGTGGTCAACGACGGCCAGCACACCGTCCTGTACGTCGACGGCGCCCCGCTGCTGCGCAACCCGAGCACCCCGGCGATCGGCCTGGCGACCTCGGGTGAGCCGTGGTTCTTCGGCGCGTACCACTACGACCGGCTGATCGAGCAGGGCTTCTACGGCTGGCTCGGTGACGTACGCATCGTCGACCACGCCCTGCCGGTGGCCCGTTTCATGAACGCCACCGCCTGA
- the pgsA gene encoding phosphatidylinositol phosphate synthase: protein MAKIFQVSARAGLTRVIEPVARALLRRGVTPNAVTVTGTVGVLIGALGFGARGYLVTGAIIVTFFALTDLLDGTMARMSGGSTKFGAFLDSSMDRVADGAVFGAVAFWLASEGDQWGVAGALVCLVAGGVVSYVKARAEGLGMTANVGIAERTERLIIVGIGGILDGAGVPHALTVALWLLAAVSVFTVGQRMTHVYRQAAQQAQPAQPTESSVDR, encoded by the coding sequence ATGGCGAAGATCTTCCAAGTATCTGCCCGCGCGGGCCTGACCCGCGTCATCGAACCGGTCGCCCGCGCGCTGCTGCGCCGCGGCGTGACCCCCAATGCGGTAACGGTGACGGGTACCGTCGGGGTGCTGATCGGAGCCCTCGGCTTCGGCGCCCGCGGCTACCTCGTCACCGGTGCCATCATCGTCACCTTCTTCGCGCTCACCGACCTGCTCGACGGGACGATGGCGCGGATGTCCGGTGGCTCCACCAAGTTCGGCGCCTTCCTCGATTCGAGCATGGACCGGGTGGCCGACGGTGCCGTCTTCGGGGCGGTGGCCTTCTGGCTCGCCAGCGAGGGTGACCAGTGGGGAGTGGCCGGCGCGCTGGTCTGCCTGGTCGCCGGTGGTGTCGTCTCCTACGTGAAGGCGCGGGCCGAGGGGCTCGGGATGACCGCGAACGTGGGCATCGCCGAGCGCACCGAGCGCCTGATCATCGTGGGTATCGGCGGCATCCTCGATGGTGCCGGGGTCCCGCACGCGCTGACCGTCGCGCTCTGGCTGCTGGCCGCGGTGTCGGTCTTCACCGTCGGACAGCGGATGACCCACGTCTACCGCCAGGCGGCCCAGCAGGCACAGCCGGCCCAGCCGACCGAGTCGAGCGTGGACCGGTGA
- the pdxS gene encoding pyridoxal 5'-phosphate synthase lyase subunit PdxS, whose translation MSDSAVQPESASPVVGSARVKRGMAEMLKGGVIMDVVTAEQAKIAEDAGAVAVMALERVPADIRAQGGVSRMSDPDMIDSIINAVSIPVMAKARIGHFVEAQVLQALGVDYVDESEVLTPADYANHIDKWAFTVPFVCGATNLGEALRRITEGAAMIRSKGEAGTGDVSNATTHMRKILGEIRRLGSLAPDELYVAAKELQAPYELVREVAETGKLPVVLFTAGGIATPADAAMMMQLGAQGVFVGSGIFKSGNPEQRAAAIVKATTFHDDPDVLAKVSRGLGEAMVGINVDEIPQPHRLAERGW comes from the coding sequence GTGTCCGATTCCGCCGTGCAGCCAGAGTCCGCCAGCCCCGTCGTCGGCAGTGCCCGAGTCAAGCGCGGGATGGCCGAGATGCTCAAGGGCGGCGTGATCATGGACGTGGTCACCGCCGAGCAGGCGAAGATCGCCGAGGACGCCGGTGCGGTCGCGGTGATGGCGCTGGAGCGGGTGCCGGCCGACATCCGGGCCCAGGGCGGCGTCTCCCGGATGAGCGACCCGGACATGATCGACAGCATCATCAACGCGGTCTCCATCCCGGTGATGGCCAAGGCCCGGATCGGCCACTTCGTCGAGGCACAGGTGCTCCAGGCGCTCGGTGTCGACTACGTCGACGAGTCCGAGGTGCTGACCCCGGCCGACTACGCCAACCACATCGACAAGTGGGCGTTCACGGTGCCGTTCGTCTGCGGGGCGACGAACCTGGGCGAGGCGCTGCGCCGGATCACCGAGGGTGCGGCGATGATCCGCTCCAAGGGCGAGGCCGGCACCGGTGACGTCTCCAACGCGACCACCCACATGCGCAAGATCCTGGGCGAGATCCGCCGCCTCGGCTCGCTCGCCCCGGACGAGCTCTACGTCGCGGCGAAGGAGCTCCAGGCGCCGTACGAGCTGGTCCGTGAGGTGGCCGAGACGGGCAAGCTGCCGGTCGTACTCTTCACCGCCGGAGGCATCGCGACCCCGGCGGACGCCGCGATGATGATGCAGCTCGGCGCGCAGGGGGTCTTCGTCGGTTCGGGGATCTTCAAGTCCGGCAACCCGGAGCAGCGGGCCGCCGCGATCGTCAAGGCGACCACCTTCCACGACGACCCGGACGTGCTGGCGAAGGTCTCGCGGGGCCTGGGCGAGGCGATGGTCGGCATCAACGTCGACGAGATCCCGCAGCCGCACCGCCTCGCCGAGCGTGGCTGGTGA
- a CDS encoding low temperature requirement protein A — MTVDRAVGLNRQADGPQRATLLELFLDLVFVAALALTSQKLSADLSWTGAFQSLVLLMALWWVWSVTALTTDLYLTQHPPIYPMTISVMFGTMLMAAALPAAFGQSAAVFAGAYVAIHLGRSLFLTPALQGREVRRHAGRFFFWFLVSAVPWLVGAVVAGTARGLLWALALAVDYLAALLRYPTPWLGRVPRPQYRLAAEHLAERYQQFFTLALGDLILVTSLTYAGTGFAPDRTAAFVVGFANAVLLWQIYVQRAGALLQAAIESSRDPGRLMRSAPYTHLFMVAGVVVAAAGAEAVIHHPTGDTTAGMVGVVLGGPVLFLLGRARFEYEVFSRVSPSRWIALVVLVIAAPIMILVPPLGIAIVATLVLTGVAVADVLRARGRPPESPSPAI; from the coding sequence GTGACCGTCGACCGGGCGGTGGGGTTGAACCGCCAGGCAGACGGGCCCCAGCGGGCCACCCTGCTGGAGCTGTTCCTCGATCTCGTCTTCGTCGCCGCCCTCGCCCTGACCTCGCAGAAGCTCTCCGCCGATCTGAGCTGGACCGGAGCCTTCCAGAGCCTGGTGCTGCTGATGGCGCTCTGGTGGGTCTGGTCCGTCACCGCCCTCACCACCGACCTCTACCTGACCCAGCACCCACCGATCTACCCGATGACCATCTCGGTCATGTTCGGCACCATGCTGATGGCCGCCGCACTGCCGGCCGCCTTCGGCCAGAGCGCCGCCGTCTTCGCGGGCGCGTACGTGGCGATCCACCTCGGCCGCAGCCTCTTCCTCACCCCGGCACTCCAGGGCCGGGAGGTACGCCGGCACGCCGGCCGCTTCTTCTTCTGGTTCCTCGTCTCGGCCGTACCGTGGCTGGTCGGAGCCGTCGTGGCGGGCACCGCGCGCGGGCTGCTGTGGGCACTCGCGCTCGCCGTCGACTACCTGGCGGCGCTGCTGCGTTATCCCACCCCGTGGCTCGGCCGCGTGCCCCGGCCGCAGTACCGGTTGGCGGCCGAACACCTGGCCGAGCGCTACCAGCAGTTCTTCACCCTCGCACTGGGCGATCTCATCCTGGTCACCAGCCTGACGTACGCCGGGACCGGTTTCGCCCCGGACCGGACCGCCGCGTTCGTGGTCGGGTTCGCCAACGCCGTGCTGCTCTGGCAGATCTACGTCCAGCGGGCCGGAGCGCTGTTGCAGGCGGCCATCGAGTCGTCCCGCGACCCCGGCCGCCTCATGCGGTCCGCGCCCTACACCCACCTGTTCATGGTGGCCGGTGTGGTCGTCGCCGCGGCCGGGGCGGAAGCCGTCATCCACCACCCCACCGGGGACACCACTGCGGGCATGGTCGGTGTCGTCCTCGGCGGGCCGGTGCTGTTCCTGCTCGGCCGGGCCAGATTCGAGTACGAGGTGTTCAGCCGGGTGTCCCCCTCCCGGTGGATCGCACTGGTCGTACTGGTGATCGCCGCGCCGATCATGATTCTCGTCCCGCCGCTCGGGATCGCAATCGTGGCCACCCTGGTCCTGACCGGGGTCGCCGTCGCCGACGTCCTCCGGGCACGCGGCCGTCCCCCCGAGTCCCCGTCACCCGCCATCTAG
- a CDS encoding YebC/PmpR family DNA-binding transcriptional regulator, with product MSGHSKWATTKHKKAVIDAKRGKMFAKLIKNVEVAARTGGGDPTGNPTLYDAIQKAKKSSVPNDNIDRAVKRGSGLEAGGADWQTVMYEGYGPNGVALLIECLTDNRNRAATEVRTALTRNGGSLADAGSVSYMFTRKGVVIVPKAGLSEDDVLLAVLDAGAEEVNDLGEAFEVISEPTDLVAVRTALQEAGMEYESAESSLVPSVTIPLEEDGARKIFKLIDALEDSDDVQNVYGNFDISDEVMAAVD from the coding sequence ATGTCCGGCCACTCAAAGTGGGCGACGACCAAGCACAAGAAGGCGGTCATCGACGCCAAGCGCGGCAAGATGTTCGCCAAGTTGATCAAGAACGTCGAGGTGGCGGCGCGTACCGGCGGTGGTGACCCGACCGGCAACCCGACCCTCTACGACGCCATCCAGAAGGCGAAGAAGAGCTCGGTTCCGAACGACAACATCGACCGCGCGGTCAAGCGCGGCTCCGGCCTGGAGGCCGGCGGCGCCGACTGGCAGACGGTCATGTACGAGGGCTACGGCCCCAACGGCGTCGCGCTCCTGATCGAGTGCCTCACCGACAACCGGAACCGGGCCGCGACCGAGGTGCGGACCGCGCTCACCCGTAACGGCGGCTCGCTCGCCGACGCCGGCTCGGTGTCGTACATGTTCACCCGCAAGGGTGTGGTGATCGTGCCGAAGGCGGGGCTGTCCGAGGACGACGTCCTGCTCGCGGTCCTCGACGCCGGTGCCGAGGAGGTCAACGACCTGGGCGAGGCGTTCGAGGTCATCTCCGAGCCGACCGACCTGGTCGCGGTCCGTACCGCGCTCCAGGAAGCCGGCATGGAGTACGAGTCGGCCGAGTCGTCCCTGGTCCCGAGCGTCACCATCCCGCTCGAGGAGGACGGCGCGCGGAAGATCTTCAAGCTGATCGACGCGCTGGAGGACTCCGACGACGTGCAGAACGTCTACGGCAACTTCGACATCTCCGACGAGGTCATGGCCGCCGTCGACTGA
- a CDS encoding N-acetyltransferase, which yields MATTTSDPELRTAGFADISGISHIMAEVFRQEPVAQWLVPDPVQRYPVLYDLFGELVTHTLGAGTVHVTTELSAAALWLPRITPHHRPPDLADLPARLRAAAGPYAQRFHLLETTLGGHHPGGPHHHLSWLGVHQVRRSRGVGSALLRYQHRILDAARVPAHLVAGSEAGRDFCQRHGYVSEGRITLPDRGPSLWPMWRHPRAIP from the coding sequence TTGGCCACCACCACATCGGACCCGGAGTTGCGTACGGCCGGCTTCGCCGACATCTCCGGCATCAGCCACATCATGGCCGAGGTGTTCCGGCAGGAGCCGGTCGCGCAGTGGCTGGTGCCGGACCCGGTCCAGCGTTATCCCGTGCTCTACGACCTCTTCGGTGAGCTGGTCACGCACACCCTCGGGGCCGGCACGGTGCACGTCACCACCGAACTCTCCGCCGCCGCCCTCTGGCTGCCCCGGATCACCCCGCACCACCGACCGCCCGACCTTGCCGACCTCCCCGCCCGCCTGCGCGCCGCCGCCGGCCCGTACGCGCAACGGTTCCACCTGCTGGAGACCACGCTGGGCGGGCACCATCCGGGCGGTCCGCACCACCATCTGAGCTGGCTCGGGGTGCACCAGGTGCGGCGGTCGCGGGGTGTCGGCAGTGCGCTGCTCCGGTACCAGCACCGGATCCTCGACGCGGCACGGGTCCCCGCCCACCTGGTCGCGGGGAGCGAGGCTGGCCGCGACTTCTGCCAACGGCATGGCTACGTCAGCGAGGGCCGGATCACCCTGCCCGACCGAGGCCCCTCCCTCTGGCCCATGTGGCGCCATCCGCGCGCCATCCCGTAG